A genomic region of Lachnoclostridium edouardi contains the following coding sequences:
- a CDS encoding ABC transporter ATP-binding protein, protein MAMLEVKNLSISFGGLKAVNGFNITIEKNRLYGLIGPNGAGKTTVFNLLTGVYKPDTGTIMLDGKNIAGKSTIDINKAGIARTFQNIRLFQNLSVLDNVKAGLHNHNVYSTLTGIFRLPAYYETEKSMDRQAMELLKVFDLDRDWDYKASNLPYGKQRKLEIARALATKPKLLLLDEPAAGMNPNETAELMETIRFVRDNFDMTILLIEHDMKLVSGICEELTVLNFGQVLTQGATAHVLNDPQVISAYLGE, encoded by the coding sequence ATGGCAATGCTGGAAGTAAAAAATTTAAGCATTTCCTTTGGAGGCTTAAAGGCTGTTAACGGCTTTAATATAACTATTGAAAAAAATAGGCTTTACGGCTTGATCGGACCTAACGGAGCGGGAAAAACTACAGTTTTTAATTTGCTGACAGGAGTTTATAAACCGGATACAGGGACCATTATGCTGGATGGCAAAAATATTGCTGGAAAAAGCACCATTGATATTAACAAAGCAGGTATAGCAAGAACCTTTCAGAATATCCGTCTTTTCCAGAATTTAAGCGTTCTGGATAATGTAAAAGCCGGGCTTCACAACCACAATGTATATTCAACTTTAACAGGTATTTTCCGCCTTCCTGCTTATTATGAAACTGAAAAATCTATGGACCGGCAGGCAATGGAGCTTTTAAAAGTGTTCGACTTAGACAGAGATTGGGATTATAAAGCTTCCAACCTTCCATATGGAAAGCAGAGAAAATTGGAAATCGCCAGAGCCTTAGCCACAAAGCCTAAGCTTCTTCTTTTAGATGAGCCGGCTGCCGGCATGAATCCAAATGAAACTGCAGAGCTGATGGAAACTATTCGTTTTGTGCGGGATAATTTTGATATGACAATACTGCTGATTGAGCATGATATGAAGCTGGTATCAGGGATCTGTGAAGAGCTGACAGTGCTTAACTTTGGTCAGGTGCTTACTCAGGGGGCTACGGCCCACGTATTAAATGATCCCCAGGTAATCAGCGCATATCTTGGAGAGTAG
- a CDS encoding ABC transporter substrate-binding protein: protein MKKVLSLSLAAIMAVSLTACGGSETKDAAADTSNETSTAANAGTEEGESQETEAAAGETFKIGAIGPISGAAAVYGTAVQNGAQLAVDEINAAGGINGYQISYSFEDDENDSEKSVNAYNTLKDWGMQMLVGTTTSTPCIEVAGQSSVDNIFQITPSGSAVECAAAPNVFRVCFSDPAQGMASAQYIGEHALATKVAIIYDSSSVYSSGIKEQFVTEAANQNIEVVAEEAFTADNNTDFKTQLQKAKDSGAELVFLPIYYTEASLILSQAKSIDYAPLFFGCDGMDGILQVENFDTSLAEGLMLLTPFAADATDDLTVNFVTTYEEKFGETPIQFAADAYDAVYAIKAAAEDAGITPDMSASDICEALKVSMTNIAIEGLTNVSGETMSWTAEGEPNKEPKAVVIENGAYKAME, encoded by the coding sequence ATGAAAAAAGTATTAAGCCTTAGCTTAGCTGCCATAATGGCTGTTTCCTTAACAGCTTGCGGCGGTTCAGAAACAAAGGACGCAGCTGCAGATACTTCTAATGAAACATCAACGGCAGCTAACGCAGGAACAGAAGAGGGAGAAAGCCAGGAGACAGAAGCCGCCGCCGGCGAGACATTTAAAATCGGTGCTATCGGACCTATCAGCGGCGCTGCAGCCGTATACGGCACTGCAGTACAGAACGGAGCACAGCTGGCAGTTGACGAGATCAACGCTGCAGGCGGTATTAACGGATACCAGATTTCCTACAGCTTTGAGGATGATGAGAATGATTCCGAGAAATCTGTAAACGCATACAATACCTTAAAAGACTGGGGTATGCAGATGTTAGTAGGCACTACTACATCCACACCATGTATTGAAGTTGCAGGTCAGTCTTCTGTAGACAACATTTTCCAGATTACACCATCAGGCTCTGCAGTAGAGTGCGCGGCAGCTCCAAACGTATTCCGCGTATGCTTCTCCGACCCAGCACAGGGTATGGCGTCTGCACAGTATATTGGAGAGCACGCTTTAGCAACAAAGGTAGCTATTATTTATGACAGCTCCAGCGTATATTCCAGCGGAATTAAAGAGCAGTTTGTAACAGAGGCTGCCAACCAGAATATTGAAGTTGTTGCAGAAGAAGCATTTACAGCTGACAACAACACTGATTTCAAGACACAGCTGCAGAAGGCAAAAGACAGCGGCGCAGAATTAGTATTCCTGCCAATTTACTACACAGAGGCTTCTCTGATTCTGTCTCAGGCTAAATCTATTGATTATGCTCCATTATTCTTTGGCTGCGACGGTATGGACGGAATTCTTCAGGTTGAAAACTTCGATACTTCTTTAGCAGAGGGACTTATGCTTCTGACACCATTTGCTGCTGACGCAACAGATGATTTGACTGTAAACTTTGTAACTACATACGAAGAGAAATTCGGCGAAACACCAATCCAGTTTGCCGCTGATGCATACGATGCTGTATATGCAATTAAAGCTGCTGCTGAGGACGCAGGCATTACACCTGACATGAGCGCTTCCGACATCTGCGAGGCATTAAAGGTTTCCATGACAAATATTGCTATTGAAGGTCTTACTAACGTAAGCGGCGAGACAATGTCCTGGACTGCAGAGGGCGAGCCAAATAAAGAGCCAAAGGCTGTTGTAATTGAAAACGGCGCATACAAGGCTATGGAATAA
- a CDS encoding ribose-phosphate pyrophosphokinase: MANDYVFNDCLPVAPLKIAALESCRDLAEKVNSHIVNFRKNDTEELLRRKADLHYRGYDVDSYLLHLKCPRFGSGEAKGVINESVRGADVFAMVDITNYSLTYSLSGMVNHMSPDDHFQDLKRIIAASATTAHRVNIIMPFLYEGRQHKRSKRESLDCALALQELCAMGVSNIITFDAHDPRVQNAIPLCGFDNFLSTYQFIKALFKHDTSLKIDKDSFMVISPDEGAMHRAVYLANNLSVDMGMFYKRRDYSQVVDGRNPIVAHEFLGTSVEGKTVLIVDDMISSGESILDTARALKERKAGKVILCCTFGLFTNGLEKFDDYYAKGYLDYVITTNLNYRPANLFQRPWYLEADMSKYLAAIINSFNHDASINQALSPTTKLQNLVKKYQATKDGYEYFQTIG, encoded by the coding sequence ATGGCAAATGATTATGTTTTTAACGACTGTCTTCCAGTGGCTCCTTTAAAGATTGCTGCTTTGGAAAGCTGCCGCGACCTGGCTGAAAAGGTAAACAGCCATATTGTAAATTTCCGCAAAAATGATACGGAAGAGCTTTTAAGACGAAAGGCTGATCTTCACTACAGAGGATATGATGTAGATTCTTATTTGCTCCATTTAAAGTGCCCGAGATTTGGTTCTGGGGAGGCAAAGGGAGTGATTAATGAGTCGGTCCGAGGCGCTGATGTGTTCGCCATGGTAGATATTACTAATTACAGTCTGACTTATTCTCTCAGCGGTATGGTAAATCACATGTCCCCGGACGATCATTTTCAAGATTTAAAGAGAATTATTGCCGCCTCTGCCACAACTGCCCACAGAGTTAATATTATTATGCCTTTTCTTTACGAGGGAAGGCAGCATAAAAGAAGCAAAAGGGAGTCCTTAGACTGCGCCCTGGCTCTCCAGGAGCTTTGCGCAATGGGAGTCAGCAATATTATTACCTTTGACGCCCATGATCCCCGGGTTCAAAATGCAATTCCTCTTTGCGGCTTTGACAATTTTCTGTCCACATACCAGTTTATTAAGGCCTTATTTAAACATGACACTTCCTTAAAAATAGACAAGGATTCCTTTATGGTAATCAGTCCTGACGAGGGAGCTATGCACAGAGCTGTATACCTGGCCAACAATTTAAGCGTGGATATGGGAATGTTCTATAAGAGGAGAGATTACTCTCAGGTGGTTGACGGGCGCAACCCTATTGTGGCCCATGAATTCCTGGGCACTTCTGTAGAGGGAAAAACAGTTCTCATTGTAGACGATATGATTTCTTCCGGGGAAAGTATTTTAGATACTGCAAGAGCGTTAAAGGAAAGGAAGGCGGGAAAGGTGATTCTCTGCTGCACCTTTGGACTGTTTACCAATGGTTTGGAAAAGTTTGACGATTATTATGCAAAGGGATATTTAGACTATGTAATTACTACTAACTTAAACTATCGTCCGGCTAATCTTTTTCAGCGCCCTTGGTATCTGGAGGCTGATATGAGCAAATATCTGGCTGCAATTATTAATTCCTTTAACCATGACGCTTCCATTAACCAGGCCTTATCTCCCACCACAAAGCTTCAGAATCTGGTAAAAAAGTATCAGGCCACAAAAGACGGCTATGAGTATTTCCAGACAATCGGATAA
- a CDS encoding NAD(P)H-dependent glycerol-3-phosphate dehydrogenase, whose product MAKIGMIGAGSWGIALSLLLYNNGHKVTVWSALPEEIKELNENYEHHTLPGVKLPETMIFTTSLEEAMTDKDLLVTAVPSVFVRQTAVKMKPFCKNKQVIVNVAKGIEETTLKTLSEILEEELPEANIAVLSGPSHAEEVSRGLPTTCVTGARELQTAEFIQNIFMSQVFRVYTSPDILGIELGAALKNVIALAAGIADGLGYGDNTKAALITRGIAEIARLGMAMGGKFQTFCGLSGIGDLIVTCASMHSRNRRAGILIGKGYTMDEAMKEVKMVVEGVYSAKAALALAEKYQVPMPIIEQVNKVLFCHESAAEAVKELMLRDKTIENSDLLWEDFSTFSI is encoded by the coding sequence ATGGCAAAAATTGGAATGATAGGAGCAGGAAGCTGGGGAATCGCCCTTTCTCTGCTGCTATACAACAACGGACATAAGGTTACAGTCTGGTCGGCTCTGCCTGAAGAAATAAAAGAGCTGAATGAAAATTATGAGCATCATACCCTTCCTGGAGTAAAGCTGCCTGAAACTATGATTTTTACAACTTCTCTGGAGGAAGCTATGACGGACAAGGATCTTTTGGTCACTGCAGTGCCTTCTGTGTTTGTCCGGCAGACTGCTGTGAAAATGAAACCTTTCTGTAAAAATAAACAGGTGATTGTAAACGTAGCTAAGGGAATTGAAGAGACAACTCTGAAAACATTATCTGAAATTTTGGAGGAGGAGCTTCCTGAGGCCAATATCGCCGTGCTTTCCGGACCCAGCCATGCGGAGGAGGTAAGCCGGGGCCTTCCCACTACATGTGTAACAGGGGCAAGGGAACTGCAGACTGCAGAATTCATACAAAATATATTTATGAGCCAGGTATTCCGGGTTTATACCAGCCCTGATATTTTAGGAATTGAGTTAGGAGCGGCTTTAAAAAACGTAATTGCTTTAGCGGCAGGCATTGCCGACGGCCTGGGATATGGAGATAATACAAAAGCTGCCTTAATCACCAGAGGAATCGCTGAGATCGCCCGTCTGGGCATGGCGATGGGCGGAAAGTTCCAAACCTTCTGCGGCCTGTCAGGCATTGGAGATTTAATCGTAACATGCGCCAGTATGCACAGTCGAAACAGAAGAGCCGGTATTCTCATAGGAAAAGGCTATACCATGGACGAAGCTATGAAGGAAGTAAAAATGGTGGTGGAAGGCGTTTATTCTGCCAAAGCTGCTTTGGCTCTTGCCGAAAAATATCAGGTGCCTATGCCTATTATTGAGCAAGTAAATAAGGTGCTGTTCTGCCATGAATCCGCCGCAGAAGCTGTAAAAGAACTGATGCTGAGAGATAAGACTATTGAAAATTCTGATCTTTTATGGGAAGATTTCTCCACTTTTTCTATTTAA
- a CDS encoding branched-chain amino acid ABC transporter permease, which produces MKKTKAKNKIWLNNAVTYGMVIAAYIFVQIMLKGDHMSSLMKGLLVPLCIYSIMAVSLNLVVGISGELSLGHAGFMCVGAFSGALFSKCMSETIGNPIVTFIIAAFIGAAAAALFGLIIGIPVLRLRGDYLAIVTLAFGEIIKNLVNVIYLGRDAEGFHLSFKATPKLGEGGEMLIKGAQGITGTPRLSTFTIGVILLIITLFIVQNLVNSRTGRAVMAIRDNRIAAQSIGLSVTKYKLLAFTVSAALAGVGGVLYAHNLTTLTALPKNFGYNQSIMFLVFVVLGGIGNIRGSIIAAVVLTVLPEMLRGLNNYRMLIYAIVLILMMLFNSAPQMIVLRERIFGKFRKSAETKEAI; this is translated from the coding sequence ATGAAAAAGACAAAAGCAAAAAATAAAATCTGGTTAAATAACGCTGTCACATATGGAATGGTGATCGCCGCGTATATTTTTGTCCAGATCATGCTAAAAGGCGATCATATGTCCAGTTTAATGAAAGGCCTTCTGGTACCTCTCTGCATTTACAGTATTATGGCTGTTTCTTTAAACCTGGTAGTAGGAATTTCAGGCGAATTAAGCTTGGGACATGCAGGCTTTATGTGCGTAGGAGCATTTTCAGGCGCTTTATTCTCCAAATGCATGTCTGAGACTATTGGAAATCCTATTGTTACATTTATTATTGCAGCTTTCATAGGTGCCGCAGCCGCAGCCTTATTTGGATTAATTATCGGCATACCGGTTTTAAGGCTGAGAGGAGACTATCTGGCCATTGTAACCTTAGCCTTTGGCGAGATTATTAAAAACCTGGTAAACGTTATATATTTGGGAAGAGACGCAGAAGGCTTCCACCTTTCCTTTAAAGCGACTCCTAAGCTGGGAGAGGGAGGAGAAATGTTAATTAAAGGCGCTCAGGGCATCACAGGAACTCCGCGACTGTCCACCTTTACTATTGGAGTTATACTGCTGATTATCACCCTGTTTATTGTTCAGAATCTGGTAAATTCCAGAACCGGCCGTGCAGTTATGGCTATCCGCGACAACAGAATCGCCGCTCAGTCTATTGGCCTTTCTGTTACAAAGTACAAATTGCTGGCATTTACCGTGTCTGCAGCTTTAGCAGGTGTAGGCGGCGTGCTTTACGCCCATAACTTAACAACCTTAACAGCTCTCCCGAAAAACTTTGGGTACAACCAGTCGATTATGTTTTTAGTATTCGTAGTTTTAGGAGGCATCGGCAATATAAGAGGCTCTATTATTGCAGCAGTGGTGCTGACTGTTCTCCCTGAAATGTTAAGAGGACTGAATAATTACCGTATGCTGATTTATGCCATTGTGCTGATTCTGATGATGTTATTTAACTCTGCTCCCCAGATGATTGTATTAAGAGAACGGATTTTTGGCAAATTCAGAAAATCTGCTGAGACAAAGGAGGCTATATAA
- the plsY gene encoding glycerol-3-phosphate 1-O-acyltransferase PlsY, whose protein sequence is MERVICLALGYAFGLFQTGYMYGKLHKIDLRQYGSGNSGTTNALRVMGWKAGLAVFIGDFLKTVIPCLLVRILFQNQGSMMYLLILYTGLGVILGHNFPFYMGFKGGKGIAATAGLLVSVDWRITLICLVVFVGCVALTRYVSLGSILVVTAFLAGMIYWGHKGDYGLGSQYLTEFYCVAAFITLMAVWRHRANIGRLIHGTENKLGAKKNA, encoded by the coding sequence ATGGAGAGAGTAATTTGTCTGGCCCTGGGATATGCCTTCGGCCTATTTCAGACTGGTTATATGTATGGAAAGCTTCACAAAATTGATTTAAGACAGTATGGCAGCGGCAATTCAGGAACTACCAATGCCCTCAGGGTTATGGGGTGGAAGGCCGGGCTGGCTGTATTCATCGGAGATTTTTTGAAGACAGTCATTCCATGTCTGTTAGTGAGAATTCTGTTTCAGAATCAGGGTTCTATGATGTACCTGTTGATTTTGTACACAGGACTGGGAGTAATTTTAGGCCACAATTTTCCTTTTTATATGGGATTTAAGGGAGGAAAGGGAATTGCCGCCACAGCAGGACTTTTAGTTTCTGTAGACTGGAGAATTACCCTGATCTGTCTGGTGGTTTTTGTGGGCTGCGTAGCCCTTACCCGCTATGTGTCCTTAGGCTCCATTTTAGTTGTCACAGCCTTTTTAGCTGGAATGATTTACTGGGGGCACAAAGGGGATTACGGCCTGGGAAGCCAGTATTTAACAGAATTTTACTGTGTGGCTGCTTTTATTACATTAATGGCTGTCTGGAGACACAGAGCCAATATAGGCAGACTGATTCACGGCACAGAAAATAAGCTGGGGGCAAAAAAGAATGCCTGA
- the der gene encoding ribosome biogenesis GTPase Der — MSKPIVAIVGRPNVGKSTLFNVLAGETISIVKDTPGVTRDRIYADCTWLDRNFTLIDTGGIEPDSSDIILSQMREQAEIAISTADVIIFIVDVRQGLVDADSKVADMLRRSRKPVILAVNKVDSFQKFGNDVYEFYNLGIGDPYPVSGASRLGLGELLDEVIKYFPDSQEEDDEDDRPRIAIVGKPNVGKSSIINKLVGENRVIVSNIAGTTRDAVDTAIVHNGTEYVFIDTAGLRRKNKIKEELERYSIIRTVTAVERADIVVLVIDAVEGVTEQDAKIAGIAHDRGKGIIIAVNKWDAIEKNDKTIYEYTKKIRDTLAYMPYAEMIFISAETGQRLSKLYDLIDMVRENQTLRIATGVLNEIMTEAVALQQPPSDKGKRLKLYYITQVSVKPPTFVIFVNDKELMHFSYTRYIENKIREAFGFKGTALRFLIRERSGKEQ, encoded by the coding sequence ATGAGTAAACCAATTGTAGCCATTGTAGGCCGTCCCAATGTAGGCAAATCCACATTGTTTAACGTGCTGGCCGGAGAAACCATATCTATTGTTAAGGATACTCCCGGCGTTACAAGAGACAGAATCTATGCAGATTGTACATGGCTGGACAGAAATTTTACATTAATTGACACAGGAGGCATTGAGCCTGACAGCAGCGATATTATATTATCCCAGATGAGAGAGCAGGCGGAAATAGCCATCTCCACAGCTGATGTTATTATTTTCATTGTGGATGTGCGCCAGGGCTTAGTAGATGCAGACTCTAAAGTGGCAGATATGCTGCGCCGCTCCAGAAAGCCTGTTATTTTAGCAGTAAACAAGGTGGACAGCTTCCAGAAATTCGGAAACGACGTATATGAATTTTACAATCTGGGAATCGGTGATCCTTACCCTGTATCCGGAGCCTCCAGACTGGGCTTAGGAGAACTGCTAGACGAAGTAATCAAGTATTTTCCTGACTCCCAGGAGGAAGATGATGAAGACGACCGCCCCAGAATTGCCATTGTAGGAAAGCCTAATGTAGGAAAATCTTCTATTATAAATAAGCTGGTAGGAGAAAATAGAGTAATTGTTTCCAATATTGCCGGCACCACCAGGGACGCGGTGGACACAGCCATTGTCCACAATGGAACAGAATACGTTTTTATTGACACTGCAGGCCTTAGAAGAAAAAACAAGATCAAAGAAGAGCTGGAGCGATACAGTATTATCCGCACTGTAACAGCCGTGGAAAGAGCTGACATTGTAGTTTTAGTGATTGACGCAGTGGAGGGCGTTACAGAGCAGGATGCTAAAATCGCAGGCATTGCCCACGACAGGGGAAAAGGTATTATTATTGCTGTAAATAAATGGGATGCCATTGAAAAAAATGACAAAACCATTTATGAATACACAAAGAAAATCAGGGATACTCTGGCATATATGCCGTATGCGGAAATGATTTTTATTTCAGCAGAAACAGGGCAGCGCTTGTCAAAGCTGTATGATTTAATTGACATGGTTCGTGAAAATCAAACCTTGAGAATTGCCACAGGAGTATTAAACGAAATTATGACAGAGGCAGTCGCTTTACAGCAGCCTCCATCTGACAAGGGAAAACGGCTGAAGCTCTACTATATTACTCAAGTCTCCGTAAAGCCGCCTACCTTTGTTATTTTTGTAAATGACAAAGAACTTATGCATTTTTCTTATACCAGATATATTGAGAATAAGATAAGAGAAGCCTTTGGATTTAAAGGAACCGCTCTCAGGTTTTTAATCAGAGAAAGGAGTGGGAAGGAGCAGTAG
- a CDS encoding branched-chain amino acid ABC transporter permease, protein MSFISYLINGISLGSIYAIIALGYTMVYGIAKMLNFAHGDIIMVGGYTVFITVSGMGLPPVVGILLAVVVCTILGVTVERVAYRPLRSASPLAVLITAIGVSYLLQNIALLAFGANTKSFTSVVSVPAIKLADGALTISGEILVTIIACIVIMVCLLTFINKSKPGQAMLAVSEDRDAATLMGINVNGTIGMTFAIGSALAAIAGVLLCSAYPSLTPYTGAMPGIKAFVAAVFGGIGSIPGAFLGGILLGIIENLAKAYISSQLADAIVFSVLIIVLLVKPTGIMGRKISEKV, encoded by the coding sequence ATGAGTTTTATATCTTATTTAATCAACGGTATCAGTCTAGGCAGTATTTATGCGATAATTGCTTTGGGATACACTATGGTATACGGAATTGCCAAGATGCTGAATTTTGCTCACGGCGACATTATTATGGTAGGAGGCTACACCGTTTTCATAACAGTCAGCGGAATGGGACTTCCTCCTGTAGTGGGAATTCTTCTGGCTGTAGTAGTGTGTACAATTTTAGGCGTGACAGTAGAGCGGGTGGCATACCGCCCTTTGCGCAGCGCTTCCCCTTTGGCAGTTCTGATTACAGCCATTGGCGTCAGCTATTTGCTTCAGAACATTGCACTTTTAGCATTCGGCGCCAACACAAAATCCTTTACGTCTGTAGTATCTGTCCCTGCAATTAAGCTGGCAGACGGAGCTCTCACTATTTCCGGAGAAATTCTTGTTACTATTATTGCTTGTATTGTGATTATGGTCTGCCTTCTCACATTTATTAATAAATCTAAGCCGGGACAGGCTATGCTGGCAGTTTCCGAGGACAGAGATGCAGCTACACTTATGGGTATTAATGTAAACGGCACCATTGGAATGACATTTGCCATTGGCTCTGCATTAGCGGCCATTGCAGGCGTTCTTCTTTGCTCTGCTTATCCGTCCCTGACTCCTTACACCGGAGCCATGCCGGGAATCAAAGCCTTTGTAGCCGCAGTATTTGGAGGCATCGGCTCTATACCAGGCGCCTTTTTAGGAGGCATTCTTTTAGGTATTATTGAAAACCTGGCAAAAGCATACATTTCATCCCAGCTGGCAGACGCCATTGTATTTTCTGTTTTAATTATTGTGCTGTTAGTAAAACCAACAGGCATTATGGGCAGAAAAATCAGTGAGAAAGTGTAG
- a CDS encoding DUF512 domain-containing protein, which translates to MNQVKGHRIMNVDPGSIGEELELEPGDYVISINGNQIEDIFDYEYYVDSPSLIMEVRKADGEEWELEIENDYEDLGLTFENGLMSEYRSCCNKCIFCFIDQMPPGMRETLYFKDDDSRLSFLQGNYITLTNMKDKDIDRIIKFHLAPINISVHTTNPDLRCRMLHNRFAGEALKKIDRLFQAGTPMNGQIVLCKGFNDGLELEHTIKDLEKYVPCMESLSVVPVGLSKYRDGLEPLEPFTKEDACQVIDIIEHWQKIIYKKHGIHFVHASDEFYLLAGRQLPEEERYDGYIQLENGVGMTRLMTEEVCQALKEAEGDGRTEELSIATGVLPASHIKIYVEQIMNKFPGLHVHVYPIINYFFGESITVAGLITGQDLISQLKGKPLGSRLLLPECMFRSGEEVFLDDITREEVQNALQVPVNIVKSSGQDFVNTVLNPEWGENQSSYEGYELNDINSEGELYE; encoded by the coding sequence ATGAATCAGGTAAAAGGACATCGGATTATGAATGTAGATCCAGGCTCTATCGGCGAGGAGCTGGAGCTGGAGCCGGGAGATTATGTAATCTCCATCAACGGAAATCAGATTGAAGATATATTTGACTATGAATATTATGTGGACAGCCCTTCCCTTATAATGGAAGTGAGAAAAGCAGACGGGGAAGAGTGGGAGCTGGAAATAGAAAATGACTATGAGGACTTGGGACTGACCTTTGAAAACGGTTTAATGAGCGAATACCGTTCCTGCTGCAATAAATGTATTTTCTGCTTTATTGACCAGATGCCTCCGGGAATGCGGGAAACCCTTTACTTTAAAGACGACGACTCCCGTCTTTCTTTTTTGCAGGGCAATTATATTACCCTTACTAATATGAAGGATAAAGATATTGACAGAATTATTAAGTTTCATTTAGCGCCTATTAACATTTCTGTTCACACTACCAATCCAGATCTAAGATGCAGGATGCTCCACAACCGCTTTGCAGGGGAGGCTTTAAAGAAAATAGACAGGCTGTTTCAGGCCGGTACCCCTATGAACGGCCAGATTGTACTTTGTAAAGGTTTTAACGACGGCCTGGAATTAGAGCACACAATTAAAGACCTGGAGAAATATGTGCCTTGTATGGAAAGCCTTTCTGTTGTTCCTGTAGGACTGTCTAAATATAGAGACGGCTTAGAGCCTTTAGAGCCATTTACAAAAGAGGACGCCTGCCAGGTAATTGATATAATTGAGCACTGGCAGAAAATCATTTATAAAAAGCACGGAATACACTTTGTTCACGCAAGCGACGAGTTTTATCTTTTAGCCGGCAGACAGCTGCCGGAGGAAGAGCGGTACGATGGTTATATTCAGCTGGAAAACGGGGTGGGTATGACCCGTCTTATGACAGAGGAAGTATGTCAGGCTTTAAAAGAGGCAGAAGGGGACGGCCGCACAGAGGAGCTGTCTATTGCCACAGGAGTGCTTCCTGCTTCCCATATAAAAATCTATGTGGAGCAGATAATGAATAAATTTCCCGGACTTCATGTCCATGTGTATCCGATTATAAACTACTTTTTCGGTGAATCTATTACTGTTGCCGGCCTGATTACAGGGCAGGATCTAATCAGTCAGTTAAAGGGAAAGCCTTTAGGCAGCCGCCTTCTGCTGCCGGAGTGTATGTTCCGCAGCGGGGAAGAGGTGTTTCTGGACGATATAACCAGGGAGGAAGTACAAAACGCTTTACAAGTACCAGTGAATATTGTAAAATCAAGCGGACAAGATTTTGTAAATACTGTTCTGAATCCTGAATGGGGAGAAAATCAGTCTTCTTATGAAGGATATGAACTAAATGATATAAATTCAGAAGGAGAATTATATGAGTAA